A genomic stretch from Candidatus Hydrogenisulfobacillus filiaventi includes:
- the leuS gene encoding Leucine--tRNA ligase: MAEREGEVQAAVTDAVERENRDRYNVKRVEARWQQVWSAQDLYRTPDPEPGQDRARKYYCLEQFPYPSGHLHMGHVRVYTLGDVIARYRRMRGDHVLHPMGWDAFGLPAENAAIKSGVDPQHWTETNIEYMKRQMQGMGLSFDWQREVRTCNPDYYRFTQELFLLLYERGLAYRKAGPVNWCPSCETVLANEQVEEGRCWRCDSLVEKRDLTQWYFRITDYAQRLLDDLDRLHWPEEIKVQQRNWIGRSEGAVIRFPLPEPKAGYADITVFSTRPDTLYGATYVVLAPEHPLVEALIEGLPQAEAVRAFVAEERRHSEIERTAETTEKRGLFTGAYALHPLTGEPVPVWVANYVLVDYGTGAVMGVPAHDQRDYLFARKYGLPVVTVVEPETGEAPADAAWTGPGRLVRSGPFSGLTSEEGKTAITAELARRDRGGPRITYRMRDWLISRQRYWGAPIPVVHCDRCGVVPVPRDQLPVLLPENVVFTGTGRSPLAGAQDWVETTCPACGGPARRETDTMDTFVDSSWYYLRYASPEDTTRPFDPARVAYWMPVDEYVGGKEHAVLHLLYSRFFTKVLYDAGLVPVDEPFSSLLAQGMVIYQGKKMSKSKGNTLSPEEIIAHWGADATRVFMLFAAPPEKDFEWSDQGVEGAYRFLQRVYRLAVRLDQALPAAPDAGAEAEAARRRARTVRKVGEDIERRTFNTAISALMEWTNSLYQLWEGLGVGARREHLETVVQLLAPFAPHLAEELWHRLGHADSVHRQPWPGYDPALLVEQEVEIALQVNGRVRAKLRVAREAGPEQLEQLAVQDQRLAPYLNGRRIVKVVAIPGRLVNVVVA; this comes from the coding sequence ATGGCAGAGCGCGAGGGTGAGGTTCAGGCGGCGGTTACGGACGCGGTCGAACGCGAGAACCGGGACCGCTACAACGTCAAACGGGTGGAGGCCCGCTGGCAGCAGGTCTGGTCAGCACAGGACCTCTACCGGACCCCCGATCCGGAACCGGGGCAGGACCGGGCGCGGAAGTACTACTGTCTGGAGCAGTTCCCCTATCCCTCCGGCCACCTGCACATGGGCCATGTGCGCGTGTACACGCTGGGGGACGTCATCGCCCGCTACCGGCGCATGCGCGGGGACCATGTGCTGCACCCGATGGGGTGGGACGCCTTCGGGCTGCCGGCCGAGAATGCCGCCATCAAAAGCGGGGTGGACCCCCAGCACTGGACCGAGACCAATATCGAGTATATGAAGCGGCAGATGCAGGGCATGGGCCTTTCATTCGACTGGCAACGGGAGGTGCGCACCTGCAATCCCGATTACTACCGCTTCACCCAGGAACTTTTCCTCCTTTTGTATGAACGCGGGCTGGCCTACCGCAAGGCGGGTCCTGTCAACTGGTGCCCCAGCTGTGAGACGGTGCTGGCCAACGAGCAGGTGGAGGAGGGCCGGTGCTGGCGCTGCGATAGCCTGGTGGAGAAGCGGGACCTTACCCAATGGTACTTCCGCATTACCGATTACGCCCAGCGCCTGCTGGACGACCTGGACCGCCTGCACTGGCCGGAGGAGATCAAGGTCCAGCAGCGCAACTGGATCGGCCGCAGCGAGGGGGCGGTGATCCGGTTTCCGCTGCCGGAGCCTAAGGCCGGGTATGCGGATATCACCGTCTTCTCCACTCGCCCCGACACCCTGTATGGCGCGACCTACGTGGTGCTGGCCCCAGAGCATCCCTTGGTGGAGGCCCTCATCGAGGGGCTGCCGCAGGCGGAGGCGGTGCGGGCCTTTGTGGCCGAGGAGCGGCGGCACAGCGAGATTGAACGCACCGCCGAAACCACCGAAAAGCGCGGCCTTTTCACCGGCGCCTATGCCCTGCATCCCCTGACCGGAGAGCCGGTGCCGGTCTGGGTGGCCAACTACGTCCTGGTGGACTATGGTACGGGAGCGGTGATGGGGGTGCCGGCCCACGACCAGCGCGACTACCTCTTCGCCCGCAAGTACGGGCTGCCGGTGGTGACGGTGGTGGAGCCGGAGACCGGTGAGGCGCCCGCGGACGCGGCCTGGACCGGCCCCGGCCGGCTGGTGCGGTCGGGTCCTTTCAGCGGCCTGACCAGCGAGGAGGGCAAGACCGCCATCACCGCCGAGCTGGCCCGCCGGGATCGGGGCGGCCCCCGCATCACCTACCGTATGCGCGACTGGCTCATCTCCCGCCAGCGCTATTGGGGGGCGCCCATCCCGGTGGTGCACTGCGACCGCTGCGGGGTGGTGCCGGTGCCCCGCGACCAGCTGCCTGTCCTGCTGCCGGAGAACGTGGTCTTCACCGGTACCGGCCGCTCGCCGCTGGCAGGGGCGCAGGACTGGGTGGAGACCACCTGCCCCGCCTGCGGCGGTCCGGCCCGGCGGGAGACCGACACCATGGACACCTTTGTGGACTCCAGCTGGTACTACCTCCGCTACGCCTCACCGGAGGACACCACCCGCCCCTTTGATCCCGCCCGGGTCGCCTACTGGATGCCGGTGGACGAGTACGTGGGGGGCAAGGAGCATGCCGTGCTCCACCTGCTCTACTCGCGCTTCTTCACCAAGGTACTCTATGATGCGGGCTTGGTCCCGGTGGACGAGCCCTTCTCCAGCCTGCTGGCCCAGGGCATGGTCATCTACCAGGGCAAAAAGATGTCTAAGTCCAAGGGCAATACCCTAAGTCCGGAGGAGATCATCGCCCATTGGGGGGCCGACGCCACCCGGGTCTTCATGCTGTTCGCGGCCCCGCCTGAGAAGGATTTTGAATGGTCGGACCAGGGGGTAGAGGGGGCCTATCGCTTCCTGCAGCGGGTCTACCGCCTGGCGGTGCGCCTGGACCAGGCGCTGCCGGCCGCCCCGGACGCCGGGGCGGAAGCGGAGGCGGCCCGGCGGCGGGCGCGCACCGTGCGCAAGGTGGGGGAGGACATCGAACGGCGGACATTTAACACCGCCATCTCCGCCCTCATGGAGTGGACCAACAGCCTCTATCAGCTGTGGGAAGGGCTGGGTGTCGGGGCGCGCCGGGAGCACCTGGAGACCGTGGTGCAGTTGTTGGCCCCCTTCGCTCCCCATCTGGCGGAGGAGCTATGGCATCGTCTCGGGCATGCCGACAGCGTCCATCGTCAGCCCTGGCCCGGGTATGACCCGGCCCTGCTGGTGGAGCAGGAGGTGGAGATCGCCCTGCAGGTCAACGGCCGGGTCCGGGCCAAGCTGCGGGTGGCGCGCGAGGCCGGTCCCGAACAGCTGGAGCAGCTGGCGGTGCAGGACCAGCGGCTGGCCCCCTACCTGAACGGCCGCCGCATCGTGAAGGTGGTGGCCATCCCCGGTCGCTTGGTCAATGTGGTGGTGGCGTGA
- a CDS encoding Thioredoxin domain-containing protein: MDMSNSPNPGILHIFYGLLVAEAVPLLAFAGFFGFFGFFRPRRAAVLPPAPEPPMRRVVRIAFGLLWILDGLLQAQPAMSTEFVPNFLLPLMKGQPAFLARVMEDAIVLWSSHPVFWDTVAVWIQIGIGAALLAGPRWQRIGAWASIAWGIPVWISGEGLGSLLSGGASWWAGSPGSVVFYMAAALLLLAPAARWSDGSVARWLRRGSAGLWLWAAVAQAWPRSGFWSASAWEGLIQPMAQMAQPALFSAPLYAFARVAAAHAFLLNLVSVAVMALLGAGWAAGVPARRLVPPTIVWAALTWWLGQDFGVLGGLGTDPNSGLPVILLTAIQLPLATAAAPAAAPARARARVLPWRPRTPWGWGGGAVLVAAAITGFLAGRHHPAAAVSPQAARINGGFTPLNGRPAPGFTLIDQNGKPVSLSDFRGKAVVLTFLDPLCYSSCPIIAAQMVEADHLLGARAQRVELVAVCANPLVHSTAALRAFDAQHGLNRLPNWVYLTSPSVTQLRRVWRAYYIYVAVPRTGMVDHTSALYFISPSGRERYFSGDTENPSAALSASYASLIARYAGRLAAGGGSGR, encoded by the coding sequence GTGGATATGTCCAACAGCCCCAATCCCGGTATCCTGCATATTTTCTACGGGCTTCTGGTGGCGGAGGCGGTACCCCTTTTGGCCTTCGCCGGCTTCTTCGGGTTCTTCGGCTTCTTCCGCCCCCGCCGCGCCGCCGTCCTCCCGCCCGCGCCGGAGCCGCCCATGCGGCGGGTGGTCCGCATCGCCTTCGGCCTGCTCTGGATCCTGGACGGGCTGTTGCAGGCGCAGCCGGCAATGAGCACTGAGTTCGTGCCCAACTTCCTCCTGCCCCTCATGAAGGGCCAGCCGGCCTTCCTGGCCCGGGTGATGGAGGATGCCATCGTCCTCTGGAGCAGCCATCCCGTCTTCTGGGATACCGTGGCGGTCTGGATCCAGATCGGGATCGGGGCGGCCCTGCTGGCCGGTCCCCGTTGGCAGCGGATCGGGGCCTGGGCCTCCATCGCCTGGGGCATCCCGGTCTGGATCAGCGGGGAGGGCCTGGGCAGCCTGCTTTCCGGCGGGGCCAGCTGGTGGGCCGGATCCCCCGGCTCGGTGGTGTTCTATATGGCGGCCGCCCTGCTGCTGCTGGCGCCGGCCGCCCGCTGGAGCGACGGTTCGGTGGCCCGCTGGCTGCGGCGCGGCAGTGCCGGGCTCTGGCTGTGGGCGGCGGTGGCCCAGGCCTGGCCCCGGTCCGGGTTCTGGAGCGCCTCCGCCTGGGAGGGCCTCATCCAGCCCATGGCCCAGATGGCCCAACCGGCCCTCTTTTCGGCGCCGCTGTACGCCTTTGCCCGGGTGGCGGCCGCCCATGCCTTCCTGCTCAACCTGGTGAGCGTAGCGGTGATGGCCCTGCTGGGCGCCGGCTGGGCCGCCGGCGTGCCCGCACGGCGCTTGGTCCCCCCCACCATCGTGTGGGCGGCCCTGACCTGGTGGTTGGGGCAGGATTTCGGGGTGCTGGGCGGGCTGGGCACCGACCCCAATTCAGGGCTGCCTGTCATCCTGCTGACCGCCATTCAGCTCCCGCTGGCCACCGCCGCCGCCCCGGCCGCGGCTCCCGCCCGGGCCCGGGCGCGCGTGCTGCCCTGGCGGCCCCGTACCCCCTGGGGCTGGGGTGGCGGCGCGGTGCTGGTGGCGGCAGCCATCACCGGCTTCCTGGCCGGCCGGCATCACCCGGCGGCAGCCGTCTCCCCCCAGGCGGCCCGGATTAACGGCGGGTTCACCCCCCTCAACGGCCGGCCCGCCCCCGGCTTCACCCTCATCGACCAGAACGGCAAACCGGTCTCCCTGTCCGACTTCCGGGGCAAGGCGGTGGTCCTGACCTTCCTTGATCCCCTTTGCTACAGCTCCTGTCCGATCATCGCCGCCCAGATGGTGGAGGCCGATCACCTGCTGGGGGCCCGGGCCCAGCGGGTGGAGCTGGTAGCGGTCTGCGCCAATCCCCTGGTGCATTCCACCGCCGCCCTGCGCGCCTTTGACGCCCAGCACGGCCTCAACCGCCTGCCCAACTGGGTCTACCTGACCTCGCCGTCGGTGACCCAGCTGCGCCGGGTATGGCGCGCGTACTACATTTACGTCGCCGTCCCCCGCACCGGCATGGTCGACCACACCTCCGCCCTCTACTTCATCTCCCCCTCCGGGCGCGAGCGCTATTTCAGCGGCGACACCGAAAACCCGTCTGCCGCCTTAAGCGCCTCCTACGCCAGCTTGATTGCCCGCTATGCCGGACGGCTGGCGGCCGGGGGAGGATCGGGCCGATGA
- a CDS encoding NAD(P)-dependent oxidoreductase has translation MMTRPLVVLTGAGSAIAAELYRRWEERGWTVVALSRRRPPHLPAAVRWLQADLAREAETVRDLGRALAAEGPVRGFVHLAGTLYADRALATTGDEWRRTLAVNLSAAFFLAQALAPRMGPGAAIVFVSSVDARLSARPGPAAAYGASKAGLEGLVPHLAQEWGPHGIRVNAVAPGALETGLGPEGPVAAAVAADVALGRLGRPAEVAAAIDFLLGDEASYITGQVLRVDGGLNLGYGGP, from the coding sequence ATGATGACCCGTCCCCTGGTGGTGCTGACCGGGGCCGGGTCCGCCATCGCGGCCGAGCTTTACCGGCGGTGGGAGGAGCGGGGCTGGACGGTGGTGGCCTTGAGCCGCCGCCGTCCGCCGCACCTGCCGGCGGCGGTGCGCTGGCTGCAGGCCGACCTGGCCCGGGAGGCGGAGACGGTGCGTGACCTGGGCCGGGCGCTGGCGGCGGAAGGGCCGGTGCGGGGGTTTGTACACCTGGCCGGGACCCTCTACGCCGACCGGGCGCTGGCCACCACCGGCGATGAGTGGCGGCGGACCCTGGCCGTCAACCTGTCCGCCGCCTTTTTCCTGGCCCAGGCTCTGGCCCCCCGCATGGGACCCGGGGCGGCGATCGTGTTTGTGTCCAGTGTGGACGCGCGCCTGTCGGCCCGTCCGGGCCCGGCGGCGGCTTACGGCGCCAGCAAGGCCGGCCTGGAGGGGCTGGTCCCGCACCTGGCCCAGGAATGGGGTCCACATGGCATCCGCGTGAATGCCGTGGCGCCGGGGGCGCTGGAGACCGGCCTGGGGCCGGAGGGCCCGGTGGCGGCGGCGGTGGCGGCGGACGTGGCTCTGGGCCGGTTGGGGCGGCCGGCGGAGGTGGCGGCCGCCATCGACTTCCTGCTGGGGGACGAGGCGTCCTACATCACCGGCCAGGTGCTGCGGGTGGACGGCGGCCTCAACCTGGGCTACGGGGGTCCGTAA
- a CDS encoding conserved membrane protein of unknown function (Evidence 4 : Unknown function but conserved in other organisms): MTQHPQAGQAAGRALRAAGWGLAALLLYAAAVARPVTALVRAADAAGCIDPHALDYGVLVLAGTLGGLGAGPLLEPGIAGAARALVPRGQEAAARRLARTAAVLAVLVAMAGQLWWISPVVNAFVDAHRVLLVETEVSLFAMGVLNGTAWVMLWRRAAWLGLVVTAGAGFMVMSSVLNAHGWC; encoded by the coding sequence ATGACGCAACATCCGCAGGCCGGGCAGGCAGCCGGGCGCGCCCTGCGCGCGGCCGGCTGGGGTCTGGCCGCGCTTCTGCTCTACGCCGCCGCGGTCGCCCGCCCGGTGACGGCGCTGGTCCGGGCGGCGGATGCCGCCGGCTGCATCGACCCCCACGCCCTGGATTACGGCGTGCTGGTACTGGCCGGCACCCTGGGGGGCCTGGGAGCGGGTCCGCTGCTGGAACCGGGCATCGCCGGCGCCGCCCGGGCCCTGGTCCCCCGGGGCCAGGAGGCGGCCGCCCGCCGTCTGGCCCGCACGGCGGCCGTGCTAGCGGTGCTGGTGGCCATGGCCGGCCAGCTCTGGTGGATCTCCCCCGTCGTCAACGCCTTCGTGGACGCCCACCGGGTGCTGCTGGTGGAAACGGAGGTCAGCCTTTTCGCCATGGGTGTCCTTAACGGCACCGCCTGGGTGATGCTGTGGCGGCGGGCGGCCTGGCTGGGGCTGGTCGTCACCGCCGGGGCCGGCTTCATGGTCATGAGCAGCGTCCTCAATGCACACGGCTGGTGCTGA
- a CDS encoding exported protein of unknown function (Evidence 5 : Unknown function): MRSGWAIGRAGMLGGILAVVTAGTTVPARAQPPAATVTRVAGSTRQATALAVARLAYPEGPPSRLAVLVSGQDANLVDALTAAPLARVLGAPILLTDSPHRLGSVTASALTALGIRQVILVGAAANPALQAQLPPGVTVRQELAGATRFTTAAAVAGALAAAEGVQQFGAVMVASGEPGHLVDALAADPAAARRGLPILLAPAAGWAGMPAGEQRWVSPAAAVYAVGAAGSYPFTGLGRPVLPVAGSDRFRTALAVDRVFPPRSGVYRRLVVANGQDAHLVDALSAGPWAAATGTALVLVNGGSLPASTAAFLRDAAGEVRAVAVIGGPASIPPAVIQALAGALTLPPPLPGVVVAYGRFRNLDGTALQDPLLIRAGVTAAAPLWFRLAGTPGDPVVKPAVPAAVQAAVTAAVHARGVQVWPVLQYTAGSGLVAPLARDPAAISGLVQAVTGAVAAAGADGLVLDLEDLPPADRDSLDALVAALAQALHAQDRRLVVTAGPQPYPASAYADAILAASADYLDLLPYPEYTLNGPTAQAPDPGPVEGAPWAAQAVAAALQAGVPPGRLLLGTAAYGEAWTYTLQGFGGGEALGAAVLAAHTLPQSATLWDPAQAETTFTAGVPAAVPGPLAPGISFRPAVQELQALLNTVALWTALAQDQAPPALLATDGGYGPATRRAVAAFQAVFDPHAQDSGVYGPGTARALAAVAAALGLRQQVVWDADSRAGLTLLEMAARQGLGGVSLWALGLESAGWRAALSQVWTPSR, from the coding sequence ATGCGGAGCGGGTGGGCGATAGGGCGGGCCGGGATGCTGGGCGGGATTCTGGCCGTGGTGACGGCCGGGACCACCGTCCCTGCCCGGGCCCAGCCGCCGGCGGCCACGGTGACCCGGGTGGCGGGCAGCACCCGGCAGGCCACGGCGCTGGCGGTGGCCCGGCTGGCGTATCCGGAGGGGCCGCCCTCCCGCCTGGCGGTGCTGGTTTCCGGGCAGGACGCCAACCTGGTGGATGCCCTCACGGCCGCCCCGCTGGCGCGGGTGCTGGGCGCCCCCATTCTGCTGACGGACAGCCCGCACCGCCTGGGGTCCGTCACTGCCTCCGCTCTGACGGCCCTCGGCATCCGGCAGGTCATCCTGGTGGGCGCGGCCGCCAATCCCGCCCTTCAGGCGCAACTGCCGCCGGGCGTCACGGTCCGCCAGGAACTGGCGGGCGCCACCCGGTTCACCACCGCTGCGGCGGTGGCAGGGGCGCTGGCGGCGGCGGAAGGGGTGCAACAGTTCGGGGCAGTGATGGTGGCCTCGGGGGAGCCGGGCCACCTGGTGGATGCCCTGGCAGCTGATCCGGCGGCGGCGCGGCGGGGCCTCCCCATCCTGCTGGCCCCGGCGGCGGGATGGGCAGGGATGCCGGCCGGGGAGCAGAGGTGGGTTTCGCCGGCCGCGGCCGTCTATGCTGTGGGCGCAGCCGGGTCCTATCCCTTCACTGGGCTGGGCCGGCCGGTGCTGCCGGTCGCCGGGTCCGACCGCTTCCGGACGGCCCTGGCGGTGGACCGTGTCTTTCCGCCCCGGAGCGGGGTCTACCGCCGGCTGGTGGTGGCGAACGGGCAGGATGCCCACCTGGTGGATGCGCTGAGCGCCGGGCCCTGGGCCGCCGCCACGGGGACGGCCCTGGTGCTGGTCAACGGGGGCAGCCTCCCGGCTTCCACCGCCGCCTTCCTGCGCGATGCCGCCGGGGAGGTCAGGGCGGTGGCGGTCATCGGCGGCCCCGCCTCCATCCCGCCGGCGGTGATCCAGGCCCTGGCCGGCGCTCTCACTCTGCCGCCACCGTTGCCGGGAGTGGTGGTGGCCTACGGGCGGTTCCGGAACCTGGACGGAACCGCCCTGCAGGACCCGCTCCTGATCCGCGCCGGGGTGACGGCGGCCGCCCCGCTCTGGTTCCGCCTGGCAGGCACCCCCGGGGATCCGGTGGTGAAGCCGGCGGTGCCGGCGGCCGTTCAGGCGGCGGTGACGGCGGCCGTCCATGCCCGCGGGGTGCAGGTATGGCCGGTGCTGCAGTATACCGCCGGATCCGGCCTGGTTGCCCCGCTGGCCCGGGACCCGGCGGCCATTTCCGGTTTGGTGCAGGCGGTGACGGGGGCGGTGGCAGCAGCCGGGGCGGACGGCCTGGTGCTGGACCTGGAGGACTTGCCGCCCGCTGACCGGGACAGCCTGGACGCGCTGGTTGCAGCCCTGGCCCAGGCCCTGCACGCGCAGGACCGGCGGCTGGTGGTGACGGCGGGTCCCCAACCCTATCCCGCCAGCGCTTACGCCGACGCCATCCTGGCCGCCTCCGCCGATTACCTGGACCTGCTGCCCTATCCGGAGTACACCTTGAACGGCCCTACGGCCCAAGCGCCCGATCCGGGTCCCGTGGAAGGGGCGCCCTGGGCCGCGCAGGCGGTGGCGGCGGCGTTGCAGGCAGGCGTGCCCCCCGGACGGCTGCTGCTGGGCACCGCCGCTTACGGGGAGGCCTGGACCTACACCCTCCAGGGTTTCGGGGGGGGCGAGGCGCTGGGGGCGGCCGTGCTGGCCGCCCATACCCTGCCCCAGTCGGCGACGCTCTGGGATCCGGCACAGGCGGAGACCACCTTCACCGCCGGCGTCCCGGCGGCGGTGCCCGGGCCGCTCGCGCCTGGGATCAGCTTCCGGCCCGCCGTTCAGGAGCTGCAGGCCCTGCTCAACACGGTGGCGTTGTGGACGGCGCTGGCCCAGGATCAGGCCCCGCCTGCCCTGCTGGCCACCGACGGTGGCTACGGCCCGGCCACCCGCAGGGCGGTGGCGGCGTTTCAGGCCGTCTTCGATCCGCATGCACAGGATTCAGGGGTCTACGGGCCCGGCACCGCCCGCGCCCTGGCGGCGGTGGCGGCCGCCCTCGGCCTTCGGCAGCAGGTGGTCTGGGATGCGGACAGCCGGGCGGGGCTGACCCTGCTGGAGATGGCGGCCCGGCAGGGGCTGGGGGGTGTCAGCCTGTGGGCGCTTGGGCTGGAGAGCGCCGGCTGGCGGGCGGCGCTGAGCCAAGTCTGGACGCCCTCCCGCTGA
- a CDS encoding Chloride channel protein, CIC family, whose protein sequence is MDRSATASGVFPPLLLLWALATGVVGGLGAVLFRLMIRWAGLVFGAGWQAAGGRWWERPLEPAAGLLVVSLISHYLAREVKGHGVPQILEALALRGGRIRPRVGILGIIAPAVTIGSGGSVGREGPIALIGAAFGSTVGQLFQFSDRDTILLLACGAAAGIGATFNAPLAGGFFGLEVILGTYALGAMVPVFLASVAGDTVFTAIMGGGAVLATPPYHIINHFAPLFMMGLGVLTALAGYAYTRGLDGSETWFDRLPWPFWVKALAGGAAVGLLGLAYPQVLGVGYPTMHQALDGHLVLVTLLALLLAKYVATLITIGAGGSGGVFAPSLFLGGMLGGTYGAVLHAISPSLAPHPPIYAVAGMAALFAASAQAPFVAVTILLEVTGDYHLTSAVIAAAAVSYFLYAMLTRDSMYTVKLSRRGIKILRGNDVRPVDAVPVTAAMEPVREAVRDTDPVSVAYTRLLHEEREALPVVDGHGNFIGLVRLADLAGVIGREPGRQVGEVAAPVPPPVGLDASLDTALRRLTFYRAEALPVAGRDGRTAGMVTMAGALNAYYSSALTTIDTAARVRSLQAAATDDPGAFVEVVVGERSPVAGRTLAEAGLPADAIVLSVRPRGQGPNLVPHGQTRLQAGDRVLVYVAPSARSALVRQLLEGSA, encoded by the coding sequence ATGGATCGGAGTGCTACCGCGAGCGGCGTGTTCCCGCCCCTCCTGCTGCTTTGGGCGCTCGCCACCGGGGTGGTGGGCGGGTTGGGGGCGGTGCTGTTCCGGTTGATGATCCGGTGGGCGGGACTGGTGTTCGGGGCCGGCTGGCAGGCGGCGGGCGGCCGCTGGTGGGAACGGCCCTTGGAGCCGGCCGCCGGGCTGCTGGTGGTCAGCCTCATCAGTCATTACCTGGCCCGGGAGGTCAAGGGGCACGGCGTGCCTCAGATCCTGGAGGCCTTGGCCTTGCGGGGAGGCCGTATCCGGCCCCGGGTGGGGATCCTGGGCATTATCGCCCCCGCGGTCACCATCGGCAGCGGGGGATCCGTGGGGCGGGAGGGGCCTATTGCCCTCATCGGGGCCGCCTTCGGTTCCACGGTGGGCCAGCTGTTCCAGTTCAGCGACCGCGATACTATTCTACTGCTGGCGTGCGGTGCCGCGGCCGGGATCGGCGCCACCTTCAACGCCCCCCTTGCGGGGGGATTTTTTGGCCTGGAGGTCATCCTCGGCACCTACGCCCTGGGGGCCATGGTGCCGGTCTTTTTAGCTTCGGTGGCGGGGGATACCGTCTTTACCGCCATTATGGGGGGCGGGGCGGTGCTGGCCACGCCGCCCTATCACATCATCAATCATTTCGCGCCCCTGTTCATGATGGGGTTGGGCGTGCTGACCGCGCTGGCCGGCTACGCCTACACCCGGGGCCTGGACGGCAGTGAAACCTGGTTCGACCGCCTGCCCTGGCCGTTCTGGGTCAAGGCACTGGCCGGCGGGGCGGCGGTAGGGCTGCTGGGCCTGGCCTATCCCCAGGTGCTGGGCGTCGGGTATCCCACCATGCACCAGGCGCTGGACGGCCACCTGGTGCTGGTCACCCTGCTGGCCCTCCTGTTGGCGAAATACGTCGCCACCCTGATTACCATCGGGGCGGGGGGTTCCGGCGGCGTCTTCGCGCCCTCCCTCTTTTTGGGCGGCATGTTGGGGGGCACCTACGGAGCCGTCCTGCATGCCATCTCCCCCTCCCTGGCCCCGCATCCGCCCATCTACGCCGTGGCCGGCATGGCGGCCCTATTTGCGGCGTCCGCCCAGGCGCCGTTCGTGGCGGTCACCATCCTGCTGGAGGTCACAGGTGACTACCATCTGACGTCGGCGGTCATCGCCGCTGCTGCCGTCAGCTACTTCCTCTATGCCATGCTCACCCGTGATTCGATGTACACCGTGAAGCTCAGCCGACGGGGGATCAAGATCCTGCGCGGCAACGACGTGCGGCCGGTGGATGCGGTGCCGGTAACGGCAGCCATGGAGCCGGTGCGGGAAGCGGTCCGGGACACGGACCCGGTGTCGGTGGCCTACACCCGCCTGCTGCATGAGGAGCGGGAGGCCCTGCCGGTGGTGGATGGTCACGGCAATTTCATTGGCCTGGTCCGGCTGGCCGACCTGGCCGGCGTCATCGGCCGGGAGCCCGGGCGGCAGGTGGGGGAGGTGGCTGCGCCGGTGCCGCCGCCGGTGGGCCTGGATGCCAGCCTGGATACGGCGCTGCGACGGTTGACCTTCTACCGGGCGGAGGCCCTGCCGGTAGCGGGACGGGACGGGCGCACGGCGGGCATGGTCACCATGGCCGGAGCCCTGAACGCCTATTACAGCAGCGCCCTCACCACCATCGACACCGCCGCCCGCGTCCGCTCCCTGCAGGCAGCGGCGACCGACGATCCCGGCGCCTTCGTCGAGGTGGTGGTCGGCGAACGCTCGCCGGTGGCCGGTCGCACCCTGGCGGAGGCCGGACTCCCGGCCGATGCCATTGTCCTGTCTGTCCGGCCCCGCGGCCAGGGGCCCAACCTGGTACCCCACGGCCAGACGCGTCTGCAGGCGGGGGACCGTGTGTTGGTGTATGTGGCCCCTTCCGCCCGTTCGGCCCTGGTGCGGCAGCTGCTGGAAGGATCCGCTTAG
- a CDS encoding exported protein of unknown function (Evidence 5 : Unknown function) — MSRRRRRMAALLAVAALGAAGCGSGGGSSAAAEAALPSPPPPAVHRRAGFATVSMTGGGSGWALYNTQPYQLVLTTADGGRSWQNVTPRGISPRGGMVLDAIGPAAAWAGYLPYDLERDSVLEGTTDGGRQWAPAFPPGGIASAYHPVLDFLNPSQGFVLFPRRLVATADGGRSWRMLAPPWQGTPPAAAGMTWTSPQQGWVYAVRDGQLALWSTRDGGQHWTAVALPAGAGGRLIPLGLWAGSAGPRLPVADPAAGGLGVRVLFPAGRRWRAGAPLRLPSGRLSAAEAGNGVVVAWSGPHHRPRLERWSPAGGWQGGPLQGLAPGSRVTALAVSPGGRVYLAAGGHGPVELYRLGRGKTVRPLHAQVHL, encoded by the coding sequence ATGAGCCGCCGGCGCCGCCGGATGGCGGCCCTGCTGGCGGTCGCCGCCCTGGGGGCGGCGGGGTGCGGATCGGGCGGCGGCTCCTCCGCCGCCGCCGAGGCCGCCCTGCCTTCGCCACCGCCGCCGGCGGTGCACCGCCGGGCCGGCTTCGCCACCGTCAGCATGACCGGCGGCGGCAGCGGATGGGCGCTATATAACACCCAGCCCTACCAGCTGGTCCTGACTACGGCCGACGGCGGCCGCAGCTGGCAGAATGTCACCCCGCGCGGCATCTCCCCCCGGGGCGGGATGGTGCTCGACGCAATCGGGCCCGCCGCAGCCTGGGCCGGCTACCTGCCGTACGACCTGGAGCGGGATTCGGTGCTGGAGGGGACCACCGACGGCGGCCGGCAATGGGCGCCCGCCTTCCCACCCGGCGGGATCGCCTCCGCCTACCATCCGGTGCTGGACTTTCTGAATCCGTCCCAGGGCTTTGTCCTCTTTCCCCGCCGGCTGGTGGCCACGGCGGACGGCGGCCGCTCCTGGCGGATGCTGGCCCCGCCCTGGCAGGGCACGCCGCCGGCCGCGGCCGGCATGACCTGGACCTCCCCGCAACAGGGCTGGGTCTATGCGGTCCGCGACGGGCAGCTGGCGCTGTGGTCCACCCGCGACGGCGGACAGCACTGGACCGCCGTCGCCCTGCCCGCCGGCGCCGGCGGCCGCCTGATCCCCTTGGGGTTGTGGGCTGGCAGCGCAGGGCCCCGGCTGCCGGTGGCGGATCCCGCCGCCGGCGGCCTGGGGGTGCGGGTCCTCTTCCCCGCCGGCCGCCGCTGGCGGGCGGGAGCACCGCTCCGCCTGCCGTCCGGGCGGCTAAGCGCAGCGGAGGCCGGCAACGGGGTGGTGGTGGCCTGGTCCGGCCCGCACCACCGCCCGCGCCTGGAACGCTGGTCGCCGGCCGGCGGCTGGCAGGGCGGCCCCCTGCAAGGCCTGGCCCCGGGGAGCCGGGTAACAGCCCTCGCCGTCAGCCCGGGCGGCAGGGTCTACCTGGCCGCTGGCGGCCACGGCCCGGTGGAGCTCTACCGCCTGGGCCGCGGGAAGACCGTCCGTCCCCTCCATGCGCAGGTGCATCTGTAG